In one Dreissena polymorpha isolate Duluth1 chromosome 7, UMN_Dpol_1.0, whole genome shotgun sequence genomic region, the following are encoded:
- the LOC127837854 gene encoding complement C1q-like protein 4 isoform X1 — MWTLLVLVAQVICVTSVAHADDTSSMSALLERLHALEGRERAHETELAFQRKRLVELESAQAQSKALSTLLDPAAIKKRLIYEDETVAFHATLDGTLEHGHVSQQILFNSVSLNIGGGYDANSGSFTAPMGGLYIFSTSVMSLQGKGAEMHAIIMKNGVEVAAAYANGMGGNMEQGSVTATVRLAKGDMVHVAVGRHDDTGVWGDKLTSFTGCLILPM, encoded by the exons ATGTGGACCCTGTTGGTACTAGTCGCTCAGGTAATTTGCGTGACGAGCGTGGCTCATGCGGACGATACTTCCTCTATGTCAGCATTGCTGGAGAGACTGCACGCATTGGAAGGAAGAG AGCGCGCTCACGAGACGGAGCTGGCGTTTCAGAGAAAGCGTCTAGTCGAGCTGGAATCCGCGCAAGCGCAGTCAAAGGCTCTTTCGACGCTGCTGGACCCGGCAG CAATTAAGAAACGCCTTATCTACGAAGACGAGACAGTCGCCTTCCACGCGACATTAGACGGTACACTTGAACACGGCCACGTGAGTCAACAAATACTCTTCAACAGCGTCAGCCTCAACATCGGCGGCGGATATGACGCGAATTCCGGGTCGTTCACGGCGCCAATGGGCGGTCTTTACATATTCTCTACGTCCGTGATGAGCCTCCAAGGGAAAGGGGCGGAAATGCACGCAATCATCATGAAAAACGGCGTGGAGGTCGCGGCGGCGTACGCGAATGGCATGGGTGGTAACATGGAGCAAGGGTCGGTGACCGCTACCGTTCGATTGGCAAAAGGTGACATGGTACATGTCGCTGTTGGTCGTCATGACGACACCGGGGTATGGGGCGACAAGCTGACAAGCTTTACCGGATGTTTGATTTTGCCAATGTGA
- the LOC127837854 gene encoding complement C1q-like protein 4 isoform X3 has translation MWTLLVLVAQVICVTSVAHADDTSSMSALLERLHALEGRERAHETELAFQRKRLVELESAQAQSKALSTLLDPAAIKKRLIYEDETVAFHATLDGTLEHGHVSQQILFNSVSLNIGGGYDANSGSFTAPMGGLYIFSTSVMSLQGKGAEMHAIIMKNGVEVAAAYANGMGGNMEQGSVTATVRLAKGDMVHVAVGRHDDTGVWGDKLTSFTGCLILPM, from the exons GTAATTTGCGTGACGAGCGTGGCTCATGCGGACGATACTTCCTCTATGTCAGCATTGCTGGAGAGACTGCACGCATTGGAAGGAAGAG AGCGCGCTCACGAGACGGAGCTGGCGTTTCAGAGAAAGCGTCTAGTCGAGCTGGAATCCGCGCAAGCGCAGTCAAAGGCTCTTTCGACGCTGCTGGACCCGGCAG CAATTAAGAAACGCCTTATCTACGAAGACGAGACAGTCGCCTTCCACGCGACATTAGACGGTACACTTGAACACGGCCACGTGAGTCAACAAATACTCTTCAACAGCGTCAGCCTCAACATCGGCGGCGGATATGACGCGAATTCCGGGTCGTTCACGGCGCCAATGGGCGGTCTTTACATATTCTCTACGTCCGTGATGAGCCTCCAAGGGAAAGGGGCGGAAATGCACGCAATCATCATGAAAAACGGCGTGGAGGTCGCGGCGGCGTACGCGAATGGCATGGGTGGTAACATGGAGCAAGGGTCGGTGACCGCTACCGTTCGATTGGCAAAAGGTGACATGGTACATGTCGCTGTTGGTCGTCATGACGACACCGGGGTATGGGGCGACAAGCTGACAAGCTTTACCGGATGTTTGATTTTGCCAATGTGA